One window of the Cryptomeria japonica chromosome 7, Sugi_1.0, whole genome shotgun sequence genome contains the following:
- the LOC131032602 gene encoding L-type lectin-domain containing receptor kinase SIT2-like translates to MGSANIAFMLFLLPSLLSAQGHFSFHFNQFNASTLKLFGDASVQSNAISLNGKFQYSVGRAFYGDHVRMKYRGSPNSALSFSTTFVFSVVPSSDTLSGHGLAFIMTPHRFPEGLIGAEYLGLLSNLSSVGEASNHLFAVEFDTIKNEEFLDIDGNHVGVDLNDLTSVNSKSAGYWIGNNQFQNVNLKSGQNLQAWIDYDNLLNELNVTITEAGLNRPGKPLIHIKNMSLSNIFEEEMYVGFSAATGSVFDGTYILGWSFTTNGAAPFLNTSNLPSFAQRKLKSSNSTLIAGVSTACVLLILLVVVASVFRMKRNRYSDIIEEWEKEYWPQRLDYKDLHIATKGFGGEELLGSGGFGKVYKGVLPTNGLQVAVKCILRETYDGVKEFIAELSSLGRLQHRNLVQIRGFCRLGKKLFIVYDYMPNGSLDKKIFGNPNIVLGWNQRYRVLMDVAAGLLYLHEEWEQCVVHRDIKSSNVLLDSELNGKLGDFGLARLYEHNENSQTTRVVGTLGYIAPELIHTGKASPATDVFSFGIFLLEVACGRRPVDPSLQLSQVVLVDWVRELHANGSLMDAADPNLLGEYVEAEMERVLKLGLFCSNPQPEGRLGMRQVLQILEEESPIPALDDLFYVEMSGPSSTWNSPPYFSHSTDASIFMSLDRQHTLHN, encoded by the coding sequence ATGGGTAGCGCAAATATCGCCTTTATGCTGTTCCTCCTCCCTTCCTTACTTTCTGCCCAAGGCCATTTTAGCTTTCACTTCAACCAATTCAATGCATCGACCCTTAAATTGTTTGGGGATGCTTCAGTGCAGTCCAATGCCATCTCTCTGAACGGTAAATTCCAATACAGTGTCGGCCGTGCTTTTTATGGAGACCATGTGCGTATGAAATATCGTGGGTCTCCGAATTCTGCTTTGTCTTTCAGCACAACTTTTGTGTTTAGCGTTGTTCCTTCTTCAGACACCCTAAGCGGTCATGGGCTGGCGTTTATAATGACGCCCCACAGATTTCCAGAGGGATTGATAGGAGCTGAGTATCTTGGCTTGTTAAGCAATCTTTCAAGCGTTGgagaggcctctaatcatctgttTGCAGTCGAGTTCGACACGATAAAGAACGAGGAATTTCTCGACATCGACGGCAATCACGTTGGTGTGGATCTCAACGACCTCACGTCTGTAAACTCAAAGTCTGCGGGCTACTGGATTGGCAACAACCAGTTCCAAAATGTGAATCTAAAAAGCGGACAGAATCTTCAAGCTTGGATTGATTACGACAATCTTCTGAACGAGCTCAATGTTACCATTACAGAGGCTGGTTTAAATCGCCCAGGAAAACCACTGATACACATAAAAAATATGTCTCTGTCCAACATTTTTGAAGAAGAAATGTACGTTGGTTTCTCAGCTGCTACGGGATCCGTTTTTGATGGGACTTATATCCTCGGGTGGAGCTTTACTACAAACGGAGCTGCCCCGTTCCTGAATACATCTAATCTTCCATCCTTTGCACAGAGAAAATTGAAGAGCTCAAATTCTACACTAATAGCTGGCGTAAGTACAGCTTGCGTCCTCCTCATCCTATTAGTTGTTGTAGCATCAGTTTTTCGGATGAAGAGAAACAGGTACAGTGATATCATCGAAGAATGGGAGAAGGAATACTGGCCTCAAAGGTTAGACTACAAAGACTTACATATTGCAACCAAGGGCTTTGGAGGCGAAGAACTTTTGGGATCCGGAGGCTTCGGTAAGGTCTACAAAGGAGTACTTCCAACAAATGGCCTCCAAGTAGCGGTGAAATGTATTCTTAGAGAAACTTATGATGGGGTGAAAGAATTCATAGCAGAGTTGTCCAGTCTTGGTCGCCTTCAACATAGAAATCTTGTGCAAATAAGAGGATTCTGCAGGCTGGGCAAAAAGCTATTCATAGTTTATGACTACATGCCAAACGGAAGCCTGGACAAGAAGATATTCGGAAACCCAAATATTGTGTTAGGATGGAATCAAAGGTACAGAGTCCTCATGGATGTTGCTGCTGGGCTGCTGTATCTTCATGAAGAGTGGGAGCAATGTGTAGTGCACAGAGACATCAAGTCCAGCAACGTTTTGCTGGACTCGGAGCTCAATGGAAAGCTAGGGGATTTTGGACTAGCCCGTCTGTACGAGCATAACGAAAACTCGCAAACCACTCGAGTAGTCGGAACGCTAGGGTACATTGCACCGGAGCTCATACACACAGGAAAGGCCAGCCCAGCCACAGATGTTTTCAGCTTTGGTATCTTTTTGTTGGAGGTCGCATGCGGAAGGAGGCCTGTCGATCCCTCTCTCCAACTTTCTCAAGTAGTTTTGGTGGACTGGGTGAGAGAGCTTCATGCCAATGGCAGTCTCATGGATGCAGCCGACCCGAATCTTTTGGGAGAATATGTTGAAGCTGAGATGGAGAGAGTACTTAAACTGGGGCTGTTCTGTTCTAATCCACAGCCAGAAGGAAGGCTTGgcatgagacaagttttgcaaataCTTGAAGAAGAATCTCCAATACCAGCTCTTGATGATCTGTTTTATGTGGAGATGAGTGGACCCAGCAGTACTTGGAACTCTCCACCATATTTCAGTCACAGCACAGATGCTTCCATTTTCATGTCTTTAGACAGACAACATACTCTTCACAATTAG